In Aminobacterium sp. MB27-C1, a single genomic region encodes these proteins:
- the argF gene encoding ornithine carbamoyltransferase, protein MPISLKGRHFLTLKDFTEQEIYYLLDLAAQLKAKKRAGLRGNLLQGKNIALLFEKASTRTRCAFTVACIDEGGHAEYLGKNDIHFGGKEDVKDTARVLGRMFDGIEFRGFKQATVDELAAYAGVPVWNGLTDTYHPTQILADFLTLQENFGAHLEGIRLVYAGDGRNNMANSLMIGSAKLGLHFVIAAPSSLFPDKGLYEECLAMADKTGGTITLEEDPIKAVKGAHAIYTDVWASMGEEAQMQEREALLRPYQVNFKLMKATGNDKTIFLHCLPAYKGKEVTEDLFESRASKVFDEAENRLHTIKAVMVATIGNL, encoded by the coding sequence ATGCCTATAAGTCTCAAGGGAAGACATTTTTTGACATTGAAAGATTTTACAGAACAAGAAATTTACTACCTTCTCGACTTGGCGGCTCAGTTGAAAGCCAAAAAAAGAGCCGGACTTCGAGGGAATTTGCTTCAAGGGAAAAACATTGCCTTGTTATTTGAAAAAGCCTCAACTCGTACTCGCTGTGCTTTTACAGTGGCATGTATTGACGAGGGGGGTCATGCTGAATATCTCGGGAAAAATGATATTCATTTTGGAGGGAAGGAAGATGTAAAGGACACAGCTAGAGTCCTCGGAAGAATGTTTGATGGCATTGAATTTCGTGGATTCAAGCAGGCAACAGTAGACGAACTGGCCGCCTACGCCGGTGTACCCGTATGGAACGGTCTTACTGATACATACCATCCAACCCAAATTTTAGCGGACTTCTTGACTCTCCAAGAAAATTTTGGAGCCCATTTAGAGGGAATTCGACTTGTTTATGCTGGAGATGGGCGCAACAACATGGCTAACTCATTGATGATAGGCTCGGCAAAACTGGGTCTCCATTTTGTAATTGCAGCCCCTTCATCTCTATTTCCTGACAAAGGATTATACGAAGAATGTCTCGCTATGGCAGACAAAACAGGAGGAACAATTACTCTTGAGGAAGATCCTATAAAAGCAGTAAAAGGCGCTCATGCCATTTATACTGATGTTTGGGCATCAATGGGTGAGGAAGCCCAGATGCAAGAGAGAGAAGCCCTTTTACGCCCATATCAAGTCAACTTCAAACTTATGAAAGCAACCGGAAATGATAAGACGATTTTCCTACACTGCCTTCCTGCGTATAAAGGGAAAGAGGTTACGGAAGATCTTTTTGAATCACGGGCTTCAAAGGTATTTGATGAGGCAGAAAACCGTCTTCATACAATCAAAGCCGTAATGGTGGCCACAATAGGAAATCTCTAG
- the ispG gene encoding (E)-4-hydroxy-3-methylbut-2-enyl-diphosphate synthase, with product MTERNVTIKKLVIGHKAPIRIESMLKEPLSSYDRVLEQCQALQKAGCELVRVAFPHKDLKTELSRLNSDIDIPLMADIHFDPDLAIEAMDAGCPAIRINPGNMPLHKLQKLIHIASERSVVIRIGANSGSINGRQLAQSHGDKACALVLAVEEQLQLLLKENFNRIILSAKSTSVKETVRANKILSERYPDFPLHIGITEAGPGLTGLVRSASGIALMLAQGIGDTLRVSLTSDPVKEVEAGYEILRSLELREHGFHLISCPTCGRRRIDVASIVERIKPYLKDVPDGLTVAVMGCEVNGPREAKNADIGFAGSPAGMVVFTKGHIIGECSIDEIPEKIALLVDMLRKERNSNNKE from the coding sequence ATGACAGAAAGAAATGTAACTATAAAGAAACTTGTGATTGGCCATAAAGCACCTATACGGATAGAAAGTATGCTTAAAGAACCTCTATCAAGTTATGATCGTGTTCTAGAACAATGTCAAGCCTTGCAAAAGGCAGGTTGCGAGCTCGTAAGGGTGGCCTTTCCACACAAAGATTTGAAGACCGAACTTTCTCGCTTAAATAGTGATATTGATATACCACTTATGGCTGATATACACTTTGATCCCGATTTAGCTATTGAAGCAATGGATGCTGGGTGCCCAGCTATTCGTATTAATCCTGGAAATATGCCGCTTCACAAGTTGCAAAAACTTATTCATATAGCGTCTGAACGTTCTGTCGTTATACGAATAGGAGCCAATAGCGGCTCTATTAATGGAAGGCAACTTGCGCAATCTCATGGTGATAAAGCCTGTGCTCTTGTTTTAGCTGTAGAGGAACAACTTCAATTATTGCTAAAAGAAAACTTTAATCGTATTATTCTTTCTGCTAAATCGACAAGCGTAAAAGAAACGGTGAGAGCCAACAAAATATTAAGTGAACGATATCCAGATTTTCCTCTTCACATTGGAATTACTGAAGCTGGCCCTGGGCTCACCGGGCTTGTTCGCAGCGCTTCGGGAATTGCGCTTATGCTTGCTCAAGGGATTGGAGATACGCTCAGAGTCAGTCTTACCTCTGATCCAGTCAAGGAAGTTGAAGCGGGATACGAAATTCTACGTTCTCTTGAACTCAGGGAACATGGATTTCATCTTATCTCCTGTCCTACATGTGGCCGGCGACGAATAGATGTGGCGTCAATAGTAGAACGTATAAAACCGTATTTGAAAGATGTACCCGATGGACTAACTGTAGCTGTTATGGGCTGCGAAGTTAATGGCCCACGAGAAGCTAAGAATGCAGATATCGGTTTTGCAGGCTCCCCTGCAGGCATGGTGGTTTTTACGAAAGGCCATATTATAGGAGAATGTTCTATCGATGAAATCCCAGAAAAAATAGCCTTACTTGTCGATATGCTTCGAAAAGAAAGAAACTCAAATAATAAGGAATAA